In the genome of Nocardioides seonyuensis, one region contains:
- a CDS encoding siderophore-interacting protein, whose translation MSTRAARYEATVRRRESLSDHLVRLVLELEQPDGTEAFTSTGVPDEWVGLVVPGQFQSRYYTVRSFAGGEVTLDVVVHDVGLVTEWAMRDCVGDAVTITEPKASFDLPADAEWLLMVGDLTAMPAMARVAEAHPDLPTRILAEVSDDMTGYLPSGPDVAWLSPPAPGQSALAEAVESLEWPLGPGYFWMAGESAQMRAIRKHLMREVRLPSSHYDVMGYWRATAGRQPRAVDPGPIWRAGKAAGKTDEQIWADYDAARETT comes from the coding sequence GTGAGCACCCGCGCAGCGCGATACGAGGCGACCGTACGACGCCGTGAGTCGCTGTCGGACCACCTCGTCAGGCTGGTGCTCGAGCTCGAGCAGCCCGACGGCACGGAGGCCTTCACCTCGACGGGGGTGCCCGACGAGTGGGTCGGACTCGTGGTGCCCGGGCAGTTCCAGAGCCGCTACTACACCGTGCGCTCGTTCGCCGGGGGCGAGGTCACCCTCGACGTGGTCGTGCACGACGTCGGGCTCGTGACGGAGTGGGCGATGCGTGACTGCGTCGGTGACGCGGTGACCATCACGGAGCCGAAGGCGTCCTTCGACCTGCCTGCCGACGCCGAGTGGCTCCTCATGGTGGGGGACCTCACGGCGATGCCGGCGATGGCCCGTGTCGCCGAGGCCCATCCCGACCTGCCGACGCGGATCCTCGCGGAGGTCTCCGACGACATGACCGGCTACCTGCCGTCCGGTCCCGACGTGGCGTGGCTGTCGCCGCCGGCTCCCGGCCAGAGCGCGCTCGCCGAGGCCGTCGAGTCGCTGGAGTGGCCCTTGGGCCCCGGCTACTTCTGGATGGCGGGGGAGTCGGCGCAGATGCGAGCGATCCGCAAGCACCTGATGCGCGAGGTCAGGCTGCCGAGCTCCCACTACGACGTGATGGGCTACTGGCGCGCCACGGCCGGTCGTCAGCCGCGGGCAGTCGACCCGGGGCCGATCTGGCGAGCGGGCAAGGCAGCAGGCAAGACCGACGAGCAGATCTGGGCCGACTACGACGCAGCACGGGAGACCACCTGA
- a CDS encoding ABC transporter ATP-binding protein — MSTVVEVRAVSVSRSGRRVLQDVDLDLAAGEWLAVVGPNGAGKTSLLHALAGLVRAGGRLRVAGLDPGSTSRRRMSRVVALMPQQPVVPEGFSVRELVALGRTPHRSRWGSETARDRDLVEHLLVRLHLTDLAGRPAATLSGGELQRVVLGRALAQEPRVLLLDEPTSALDLGHQQDVLDLVAGLQREQDLAVVAAMHDLTLAGHYADRMVLLEQGRVVVDARPGEVLAEPLLRGVYDARVEVVPRPSGPAVIPVGSGA; from the coding sequence ATGAGCACGGTGGTCGAGGTGCGGGCCGTCTCGGTGAGCAGGTCCGGGCGCCGCGTGCTGCAGGACGTCGACCTGGACCTCGCCGCCGGCGAGTGGCTGGCAGTGGTCGGACCCAACGGGGCCGGGAAGACCAGCCTCCTCCACGCCCTGGCCGGCCTGGTGCGGGCCGGGGGCCGGTTGCGGGTGGCAGGCCTGGACCCGGGGTCGACCTCGCGCCGACGGATGTCCCGGGTCGTCGCGCTGATGCCCCAGCAGCCCGTCGTGCCCGAGGGCTTCAGCGTGCGCGAGCTGGTCGCACTGGGTCGGACTCCACACCGCAGCCGCTGGGGATCGGAGACGGCCCGCGACCGGGACCTCGTGGAGCACCTGCTCGTCCGCCTCCACCTCACCGACCTGGCCGGACGTCCCGCCGCGACCCTCTCCGGGGGCGAGCTGCAACGAGTGGTCCTCGGCCGCGCACTGGCCCAGGAACCCCGGGTCCTGCTGCTCGACGAGCCCACGAGCGCCCTCGACCTCGGCCACCAGCAGGACGTCCTCGACCTGGTGGCCGGCCTTCAGCGCGAGCAGGATCTCGCTGTCGTCGCCGCCATGCACGACCTCACCCTCGCGGGCCACTACGCCGACCGCATGGTCCTGCTCGAGCAGGGTCGGGTGGTCGTGGACGCCCGGCCCGGCGAGGTGCTGGCCGAACCCCTCCTCCGTGGCGTGTACGACGCCCGGGTCGAGGTGGTCCCACGCCCGAGCGGTCCTGCCGTGATCCCGGTCGGCTCCGGTGCATGA
- a CDS encoding aminotransferase class I/II-fold pyridoxal phosphate-dependent enzyme: MASTTEAVDLADHGDRQVPRGAVDLAVNVLPGPPAWLAAGIAEADLAAYPDPSPGLAAAAGRHGVPTTHCLLTHGAAEAFWLVAQALRPRLAACVHPSFTAPEAALRGAGIEVVRVSRRPEEDFRLDPDAVPDAADLVVLGRPDNPTGRHEAADTIAGLTRPGRTVLVDESFADFLPEPTDAEGLAGLDLPGVLCLRSLTKLWGLAGLRVGYILGYPAVLARLDAVRQPWPVSSPAIRAVVLASSAEAERRQRAEAVALDRQDMLAGLSRLPLQVWASPANFLLLRGPRPDLRQQLLARGLAVRRCETFPGLDARYVRTAVVPDATVRRRVLHSLQQVLAV, from the coding sequence GTGGCATCGACTACTGAGGCAGTCGACCTGGCAGACCACGGCGACCGGCAGGTGCCCCGCGGAGCCGTGGACCTCGCGGTCAACGTGCTGCCCGGGCCGCCCGCCTGGCTCGCCGCCGGGATCGCGGAGGCCGACCTGGCGGCCTACCCCGACCCGTCACCGGGCCTGGCTGCCGCGGCCGGCCGCCACGGCGTGCCCACCACGCACTGCCTGCTGACCCACGGTGCGGCCGAGGCGTTCTGGCTCGTCGCGCAGGCGCTGCGTCCCCGTCTGGCGGCGTGCGTCCACCCGTCCTTCACCGCACCCGAGGCCGCCCTCCGCGGTGCGGGGATCGAGGTGGTGCGTGTGAGCAGACGACCCGAGGAGGACTTCAGGCTCGATCCCGACGCGGTGCCCGACGCGGCCGACCTCGTGGTGCTGGGCCGGCCGGACAACCCCACCGGGCGCCACGAGGCGGCCGACACCATCGCTGGGCTCACCCGACCGGGCCGGACCGTCCTCGTCGACGAGTCGTTCGCCGACTTCCTTCCTGAGCCCACGGACGCCGAGGGGTTGGCCGGTCTCGACCTTCCGGGGGTGCTGTGCCTGCGCAGCCTCACCAAGCTCTGGGGCCTCGCCGGCCTTCGGGTGGGCTACATCCTCGGCTACCCGGCGGTGCTGGCTCGACTCGACGCCGTACGACAGCCGTGGCCGGTCAGCTCCCCGGCCATCCGGGCGGTCGTCCTGGCCAGCAGCGCCGAGGCCGAGCGCAGGCAGCGGGCCGAGGCCGTGGCCCTGGACCGGCAGGACATGCTGGCCGGGCTGAGCCGGCTCCCCCTGCAGGTCTGGGCCTCCCCCGCGAACTTCCTGCTGCTCCGTGGACCCCGGCCCGACCTCCGGCAGCAGCTGCTGGCGCGCGGCCTGGCCGTGCGGCGGTGCGAGACGTTCCCCGGCCTGGACGCCCGCTACGTGCGCACCGCGGTCGTCCCTGACGCGACGGTTCGACGCAGGGTCCTGCATTCCCTGCAGCAGGTGCTGGCGGTCTAG
- a CDS encoding cobalamin biosynthesis protein — MSILVAWGLDATLAEPPLRLHPVAWAGRYLAAAGDVVPASPPARALLAGGAAWVAGAAVTLGAALAAESVIGRLPPCAAAPGTRDRTVADALGPAPPDRGGRRGDRARAGGRARPSGPRTHRQP; from the coding sequence ATGAGCATCCTGGTCGCCTGGGGCCTCGACGCCACGCTCGCCGAACCGCCACTGCGCCTCCACCCGGTCGCCTGGGCCGGGCGCTACCTCGCTGCCGCAGGGGACGTCGTACCCGCGTCACCACCGGCCAGGGCACTGCTCGCCGGCGGGGCCGCGTGGGTGGCCGGCGCCGCCGTGACGCTCGGTGCAGCGCTCGCGGCAGAGTCCGTGATCGGCAGGCTCCCCCCCTGCGCTGCGGCCCCTGGCACGCGGGACCGCACTGTGGCCGATGCTCTCGGTCCGGCTCCTCCTGACCGAGGTGGCCGCCGTGGAGACCGCGCTCGTGCAGGGGGTCGAGCCCGGCCGAGCGGCCCTCGCACGCATCGTCAGCCGTGA
- the era gene encoding GTPase Era produces the protein MSEHDRDFDVSGVAPAGPVYGTRPEGFRSGFASFVGRPNAGKSTLTNALVGSKIVITSSKPQTTRTVVRGIVHRADGQLILVDTPGLHRPRTLLGERLNDLVTTTWAEVDVVAVCFPANEKVGPGDRFIVNELAKVRRTTKIAIATKTDLATPEQLAEHLVSIAELGRETDTEWAEIVPVSAVSGDQVQLLADLLLALMPEGPPLYPDGDLTDAPEEAIVAEFIREAALEGVRDELPHSIAVLIEEMNPREGRPADKPLLDIHANLYVERDSQKGIIIGHKGSRLRDVGKAARLQIEAFLGTPVYLDLHVKIAKDWQRDPRQLRKLGF, from the coding sequence ATGAGCGAGCACGACCGCGACTTCGACGTCAGCGGGGTGGCCCCCGCCGGCCCCGTCTACGGCACGCGACCCGAGGGCTTCCGCAGCGGCTTCGCCAGCTTCGTGGGGCGCCCCAACGCCGGGAAGTCCACGCTGACCAACGCCCTCGTGGGCAGCAAGATCGTCATCACGTCGTCCAAGCCACAGACGACGCGCACCGTCGTGCGCGGGATCGTCCATCGCGCCGACGGGCAGCTCATCCTCGTGGACACTCCCGGACTCCACCGTCCCCGCACCCTCCTCGGGGAGCGCCTCAACGACCTGGTCACGACGACCTGGGCCGAGGTCGACGTCGTCGCCGTGTGCTTCCCGGCGAACGAGAAGGTCGGGCCCGGTGACCGGTTCATCGTCAACGAGCTGGCCAAGGTGCGTCGTACCACCAAGATCGCGATCGCGACCAAGACCGACCTCGCGACTCCCGAGCAGCTCGCCGAGCACCTCGTCTCGATCGCCGAGCTCGGGCGGGAGACCGACACCGAGTGGGCCGAGATCGTGCCCGTCTCGGCAGTGTCTGGCGACCAGGTCCAGCTGCTCGCCGACCTGTTGCTCGCCCTGATGCCCGAGGGACCTCCGCTCTACCCCGACGGCGACCTCACGGACGCGCCGGAGGAGGCCATCGTCGCGGAGTTCATCCGCGAGGCGGCGCTCGAGGGCGTGCGCGACGAGCTCCCCCACTCCATCGCCGTGCTCATCGAGGAGATGAACCCCCGCGAGGGCCGGCCGGCGGACAAGCCGCTGCTCGACATCCACGCCAACCTCTACGTCGAGCGGGACAGCCAGAAGGGCATCATCATCGGCCACAAGGGCTCTCGCCTGCGCGACGTCGGCAAGGCTGCTCGCCTCCAGATCGAGGCCTTCCTGGGCACGCCGGTCTACCTCGACCTCCACGTCAAGATCGCCAAGGACTGGCAGCGCGACCCGCGCCAGCTCCGCAAGCTGGGCTTCTGA
- a CDS encoding GNAT family N-acetyltransferase — translation MPEFSWLPANRAAVEDVEAVFAASGANKCRCQALKVPDWIWRDSTQEQRDAALLEQTACGTAGPTSGLIGYVDGEAAGWVAVEPRENYPRLWSRKQAWMRMDPELEGVWSVTCFVVRKGMRKTGLTYELAAATVEYGEQVGARVLEGYPIEPPPGKAVIWDEASVGLLQIFLEAGYDVVASPTLRRRVVRRQLAGSP, via the coding sequence ATGCCTGAGTTCAGCTGGCTCCCGGCCAACCGTGCTGCGGTCGAGGACGTCGAGGCTGTCTTCGCGGCGAGCGGCGCCAACAAGTGTCGTTGCCAGGCCCTCAAGGTGCCGGACTGGATCTGGCGCGACTCGACCCAGGAGCAGCGGGACGCGGCGTTGCTCGAACAGACCGCGTGCGGCACGGCGGGGCCGACGTCGGGGCTGATCGGCTATGTCGACGGCGAGGCAGCGGGCTGGGTCGCGGTGGAGCCGCGGGAGAACTACCCCCGGCTGTGGAGCCGGAAGCAGGCATGGATGCGGATGGACCCCGAGCTCGAGGGCGTCTGGTCCGTGACGTGCTTCGTCGTGCGCAAGGGCATGCGGAAGACGGGCCTGACCTACGAGCTGGCTGCCGCCACCGTGGAGTACGGCGAGCAGGTCGGTGCCCGCGTCCTGGAGGGCTACCCGATCGAGCCGCCGCCGGGCAAGGCCGTGATCTGGGACGAGGCCTCCGTCGGGCTGCTGCAGATCTTCCTCGAGGCGGGGTACGACGTCGTGGCCTCGCCGACCCTCCGCCGACGCGTGGTGCGTCGACAGCTGGCCGGCTCCCCCTGA
- a CDS encoding septum formation family protein — protein sequence MTTVRGRLALGGFAALVLLVSGCTTSPPEEPDASSAPSSTSTSDETPTATPTPEQPRPRRGECHRLSLATAVAPTTQLPPTSCRRPHTAETFFVGRLDLEREGRTLAVDSPAAQRRPAETCPRRAASHLGITPVEMRLTMARAVWFTPTVADAEAGADWFRCDLVVVAAPDVLMRLPRRTAGSGDLPALAMCGTAEPGTKAFTRVACLRKHAWKAIASVDLPGPRFPEAGVVAGRMEPACRAAARERSDDPLEFRWVEERPTKKQWAAGQRYGICWVPA from the coding sequence GTGACCACGGTGCGAGGACGCCTCGCGCTGGGCGGGTTCGCTGCGCTCGTGCTGCTGGTCTCGGGGTGTACGACGTCCCCTCCCGAGGAGCCTGATGCCTCGTCTGCCCCCTCGAGCACCTCCACGTCGGACGAGACACCGACAGCGACGCCGACTCCCGAGCAGCCCAGGCCCCGGAGGGGCGAGTGTCACCGCCTCTCCCTCGCCACGGCCGTGGCTCCGACCACACAGCTGCCCCCGACCTCGTGCCGGCGACCACACACCGCCGAGACGTTCTTCGTGGGACGACTCGACCTCGAGAGGGAGGGGCGCACCCTCGCGGTCGACTCGCCCGCGGCCCAGAGGAGGCCGGCGGAGACGTGCCCGCGCCGCGCGGCCTCCCATCTCGGGATCACGCCGGTGGAGATGCGGCTCACGATGGCCAGGGCCGTCTGGTTCACCCCCACGGTCGCGGACGCCGAGGCGGGGGCCGACTGGTTCCGCTGCGACCTGGTCGTCGTCGCCGCGCCGGACGTCCTGATGCGCCTTCCGCGCCGAACCGCCGGCTCCGGAGACCTGCCCGCCCTGGCCATGTGCGGCACGGCCGAACCGGGCACCAAGGCGTTCACCCGGGTCGCATGCCTCCGAAAGCACGCCTGGAAGGCCATCGCCAGCGTGGACCTGCCCGGGCCCCGCTTCCCCGAGGCCGGCGTCGTCGCGGGTCGGATGGAGCCCGCGTGCCGGGCAGCTGCGCGCGAGCGGTCCGACGACCCGCTGGAGTTCCGCTGGGTCGAGGAGCGGCCCACGAAGAAGCAGTGGGCGGCCGGCCAGCGCTACGGGATCTGCTGGGTGCCCGCCTGA
- the cobO gene encoding cob(I)yrinic acid a,c-diamide adenosyltransferase has protein sequence MTTDQPAQAPARQPLPAHDRPRPERRDVDSIVLVNTGDGKGKSTAAFGTVMRAVAREWPVCVIQFMKSGKWHVGEEKVARSLGVDWWTIGDGFTWESDDLGRSAAVAQEAWHAADEALRSGRYRLVVLDEVTYPVNYGWLDGEAVCSSIRERSPQTYVFCTGRNAPDELVELADTVTEMRKVKHAYETGVRARRGIDY, from the coding sequence ATGACCACCGACCAGCCCGCACAGGCGCCCGCGCGTCAACCACTGCCTGCTCACGACCGGCCACGTCCCGAGCGCCGCGACGTCGACTCGATCGTCCTGGTCAACACCGGCGACGGGAAGGGCAAGTCGACCGCCGCGTTCGGGACGGTGATGCGGGCCGTGGCCCGGGAGTGGCCGGTCTGCGTGATCCAGTTCATGAAGTCGGGCAAGTGGCACGTGGGCGAGGAGAAGGTCGCGCGCAGCCTGGGCGTCGACTGGTGGACGATCGGTGACGGCTTCACGTGGGAGTCCGACGACCTCGGCCGGTCCGCTGCCGTCGCCCAGGAGGCGTGGCACGCCGCGGACGAGGCCCTGCGTTCGGGTCGCTACCGGCTCGTGGTGCTCGACGAAGTGACGTATCCCGTCAACTACGGCTGGCTCGACGGTGAGGCGGTCTGTTCCTCGATCCGCGAGCGCTCGCCGCAGACCTACGTCTTCTGCACCGGGCGGAACGCCCCCGACGAGCTGGTCGAGCTCGCGGACACCGTCACCGAGATGCGCAAGGTCAAGCACGCCTACGAGACAGGGGTGCGCGCCCGCCGTGGCATCGACTACTGA
- a CDS encoding CobD/CbiB family cobalamin biosynthesis protein, protein MLSVRLLLTEVAAVETALVQGVEPGRAALARIVSRDASNLSPDEVREAALESLSENLSDSVVAPLFWYVVAGLPGATVYRFSNTADACWGYRTPRWEHAGKVAARADDVLNLLPARLTAALLLPDPRRWRDLRHQAARTPSPNSGWPMAALALAGDLRLRKRGSWVLHDTGATPGPTHLRDALRRVRRTALAAAVAGALAARAVHLLHLRHDPPPEGER, encoded by the coding sequence ATGCTCTCGGTCCGGCTCCTCCTGACCGAGGTGGCCGCCGTGGAGACCGCGCTCGTGCAGGGGGTCGAGCCCGGCCGAGCGGCCCTCGCACGCATCGTCAGCCGTGACGCCAGCAACCTCTCGCCCGACGAGGTGAGGGAGGCCGCATTGGAGTCGCTCTCGGAGAACCTGTCGGACTCGGTCGTCGCGCCCCTCTTCTGGTACGTCGTCGCGGGGCTGCCGGGCGCCACGGTCTACCGGTTCTCCAACACCGCCGACGCCTGCTGGGGCTATCGGACGCCACGGTGGGAGCACGCCGGCAAGGTCGCCGCGCGAGCCGACGACGTGCTCAACCTGCTGCCGGCACGCCTCACCGCGGCCCTGCTCCTTCCGGACCCTCGCAGGTGGCGCGACCTGCGCCATCAGGCCGCGCGCACCCCTTCGCCCAACTCGGGCTGGCCCATGGCGGCGCTGGCCCTCGCCGGCGACCTGCGGCTGCGCAAGCGTGGCTCCTGGGTGCTGCACGACACGGGAGCAACGCCGGGGCCCACGCACCTCCGGGACGCGTTGCGCCGGGTCCGGCGCACCGCGCTCGCTGCCGCCGTCGCCGGCGCGCTGGCTGCCCGGGCCGTCCACCTGCTCCACCTGCGCCACGACCCACCACCCGAAGGAGAACGATGA
- a CDS encoding GrpB family protein, with protein sequence MNEDVVGLARGALELRDYDPEWPHRFELERSALLTAAPQLLEVEHIGSTAIPGSAAKPVIDMQASLHWPDRQQVINRLISRGYTFMPDRVYVDRIFLPRGPETRRTHHLSLIARGSDEWRVRLRFRDALRADPRLRQEYEHLKRTLVREAHDRSAYTAAKAAFVAQVLAEHP encoded by the coding sequence GTGAACGAAGACGTCGTCGGCCTAGCGCGGGGAGCCCTGGAGCTCCGCGACTACGACCCCGAGTGGCCTCATCGGTTCGAGCTTGAACGATCGGCACTTCTCACAGCCGCGCCTCAGCTCCTGGAGGTCGAGCACATCGGCAGCACGGCGATCCCCGGCTCGGCGGCCAAACCGGTCATCGACATGCAGGCGTCGCTCCATTGGCCCGATCGGCAACAGGTCATCAACCGCTTGATCTCACGCGGCTACACGTTCATGCCCGACCGGGTCTACGTGGACCGGATCTTCCTCCCCCGAGGACCAGAGACGAGAAGGACCCACCACCTGTCTCTCATCGCGAGAGGGAGCGATGAGTGGCGCGTGCGTCTTCGATTCAGGGACGCGCTTCGTGCGGACCCACGGCTCCGGCAGGAGTACGAGCATTTGAAGCGCACCCTCGTGCGCGAAGCCCATGACCGTTCTGCCTACACGGCGGCGAAGGCAGCATTCGTGGCGCAGGTCCTCGCCGAGCATCCCTGA
- a CDS encoding FecCD family ABC transporter permease has product MGDLAVTAVASPPRLRVPGFVAASAVALAAALAGALVGPAGLTSRGVLAELVDALPLVSVDSGLTPTQQAILWQIRLPRVVLGALVGATLASAGAAYQGAFRNPLADPYLLGVSSGAGLGATLGIVSGGSLGPFDIPLLAFGGGLLGVAATYVLGSSVGGEGGAVAIVLAGVAVAAFFNALQSFVQQRYDDSLLAVYSWMMGRLSTDGWSDVLLVLPYVLVSCGVILLHRRALDVLAVGDVEAASLGIDPARVRLVLVLAATLGTAAVVSVSGLIGFVGVVVPHAVRLLFGASHRTLVPMALLLGAAFVVLSDIAARSALAPAEVPIGVVTAVVGAPFFLVVLRRNRAAA; this is encoded by the coding sequence GTGGGTGACCTCGCCGTGACGGCGGTCGCCAGCCCCCCTCGGCTGCGGGTCCCCGGCTTCGTCGCCGCCAGCGCTGTCGCGCTGGCGGCGGCGCTGGCCGGTGCTCTCGTCGGTCCCGCGGGCCTGACGTCGCGGGGCGTCCTCGCCGAGCTCGTCGACGCCCTCCCGCTGGTGTCAGTCGACTCGGGGCTGACTCCCACGCAGCAGGCGATCCTCTGGCAGATCCGACTGCCGCGTGTGGTGCTCGGCGCCCTGGTGGGAGCCACCCTGGCGAGCGCCGGCGCCGCCTACCAGGGCGCGTTCCGCAACCCCTTGGCCGACCCCTACCTGCTGGGCGTGTCCAGCGGCGCGGGCCTGGGCGCCACGCTCGGCATCGTGTCGGGCGGCAGCCTTGGTCCGTTCGACATCCCCCTGCTCGCGTTCGGTGGCGGCCTGCTCGGCGTCGCGGCGACGTACGTCCTCGGCAGCAGCGTGGGCGGCGAGGGCGGGGCGGTCGCGATCGTGCTCGCCGGAGTCGCCGTGGCGGCCTTCTTCAACGCCCTGCAGAGCTTCGTCCAGCAGCGGTACGACGACTCACTGCTGGCGGTGTACTCCTGGATGATGGGCCGTCTCAGCACGGACGGGTGGTCCGACGTGCTGCTCGTGCTGCCCTACGTGCTCGTCTCGTGCGGCGTCATCCTGCTGCACCGTCGCGCCCTCGACGTGCTTGCCGTCGGCGACGTCGAGGCCGCCAGCCTGGGCATCGACCCCGCTCGGGTGCGCCTGGTCCTCGTCCTGGCAGCGACCCTGGGCACTGCCGCCGTGGTCAGCGTCAGCGGCCTCATCGGGTTCGTCGGCGTCGTCGTCCCGCACGCGGTCCGCCTGCTCTTCGGGGCATCGCACCGCACCCTCGTCCCGATGGCCCTCCTGCTCGGTGCAGCCTTCGTGGTGCTCTCGGACATCGCCGCCCGCTCGGCCCTGGCTCCTGCGGAGGTGCCGATCGGGGTCGTCACCGCGGTCGTCGGCGCGCCCTTCTTCCTCGTCGTGCTCCGCCGCAACCGGGCGGCAGCATGA
- a CDS encoding cyclopropane-fatty-acyl-phospholipid synthase family protein, translating to MIFFQALSIGEAVSRLMREDLPARFTAYDGSSAGAKDAPIGFHLRNERGLRYLVTAPGDLGLTRAYVSGDLDISGVHPGDPYEAIALLKGETAHRMPSASDIVAAVRALNLHNLVPPSPPPQEHLPRWRRAAEGLRHSFQRDAEAIQHHYDVSNRFYELVLGPTMAYTCALYERPEATLEEAQVAKFDLVCRKLALEPGQSLLDVGCGWGTMVLHAAREYGVRALGVTLSLEQAQWAKEAIDREGLSDLAEVRHLDYRDVVETGFDAVSSIGLTEHVGVRHYANYFTHLRHRLKPGGRLLNHSITRPHNGHQETGAFIDRYVFPDGELIGSGTIISAAQDIGLEVQHAENLRGHYALTLAEWSRNLVEHWDECVAEVGEGRARVWGLYLAGSRYGFEHGEVELHQVLATREGPQGPAEFPLRPDWTT from the coding sequence GTGATCTTCTTCCAGGCGCTCAGCATCGGTGAGGCCGTGTCGAGACTCATGCGTGAGGATCTTCCGGCCCGGTTCACCGCCTACGACGGCAGTTCGGCCGGGGCCAAGGACGCGCCCATCGGCTTCCACCTGCGCAACGAGCGCGGTCTCAGGTACCTCGTGACGGCTCCTGGCGACCTCGGCCTCACGCGTGCCTACGTCAGCGGCGACCTCGACATCAGCGGTGTGCATCCAGGTGACCCCTACGAGGCGATCGCCCTGCTCAAGGGCGAGACCGCCCACCGGATGCCGTCCGCCTCCGACATCGTCGCGGCCGTGCGGGCACTGAACCTCCACAACCTGGTGCCTCCGAGCCCGCCGCCCCAGGAGCACCTGCCGCGGTGGCGCCGCGCGGCGGAGGGACTCCGGCACTCGTTCCAGCGGGACGCCGAGGCGATCCAGCACCACTACGACGTCTCGAACCGGTTCTACGAGCTGGTGCTGGGCCCGACGATGGCCTACACGTGTGCGCTCTACGAGCGGCCCGAGGCAACGCTCGAGGAGGCCCAGGTCGCCAAGTTCGACCTGGTGTGCCGCAAGCTCGCGCTCGAACCGGGCCAGAGCCTCCTCGACGTCGGGTGCGGGTGGGGAACCATGGTCCTGCACGCCGCCCGGGAGTACGGCGTCCGTGCCCTGGGGGTCACGCTCTCGCTCGAGCAGGCGCAGTGGGCCAAGGAGGCCATCGACCGCGAGGGCCTCTCTGACCTGGCCGAGGTCCGGCACCTCGACTACCGCGACGTCGTCGAGACCGGCTTCGACGCGGTGAGCTCGATCGGGCTGACCGAGCACGTCGGCGTTCGCCACTACGCCAACTACTTCACGCACCTGCGCCACCGGCTCAAGCCGGGCGGGCGCCTGCTCAACCACTCGATCACCCGACCCCACAACGGCCACCAGGAGACGGGTGCGTTCATCGACCGCTACGTCTTCCCCGACGGGGAGCTGATCGGGTCGGGCACGATCATCTCGGCCGCCCAGGACATCGGGCTGGAGGTGCAGCACGCAGAGAACCTCCGGGGGCACTACGCACTCACCCTGGCCGAGTGGAGCCGCAACCTCGTCGAGCACTGGGACGAGTGCGTCGCGGAGGTCGGGGAGGGCAGGGCGCGCGTCTGGGGGCTCTACCTCGCCGGCTCGCGCTACGGCTTCGAGCACGGCGAGGTCGAGCTGCACCAGGTGCTCGCCACCCGCGAGGGTCCGCAGGGGCCCGCCGAGTTCCCCCTCCGGCCCGACTGGACCACCTAG
- a CDS encoding ABC transporter substrate-binding protein: MSHHLAARSGALLLAASLLAACGQADAGDGSADRPSSDQTTDASFPVTVASGQEGDLTEITVDARPESIVSLSPTATEMLWAVGAGDQVVAVDDQSDHPEGVPSTKLSGYEPNVEAILGHAPDLVISAGDSGDLVAGLEDAGVPTLLLPSASDLDEAYAQIERVGAATGHVAEAAQVVAETQQGVEEAVASAPDVSGLTYFHELSPDLYTASSGTFIGEVYGLFGLENIADAAAKDGDLYPKLSAEYVVSADPDFVLLADSECCDIHPEDVAERAGWKGLDAVENGGIIELDEDVTSRWGPRVVEFAETIAALVSEHAPAN; encoded by the coding sequence ATGTCCCATCACCTCGCGGCGCGCTCAGGCGCACTGCTCCTCGCTGCCTCGCTGCTCGCGGCATGCGGCCAGGCCGACGCCGGGGACGGCTCGGCCGACCGGCCCAGCAGCGACCAGACCACCGACGCCAGCTTCCCGGTGACCGTCGCGTCCGGGCAGGAAGGCGACCTCACCGAGATCACGGTCGACGCCCGACCGGAGTCGATCGTCTCCCTGAGCCCGACCGCCACCGAGATGCTGTGGGCCGTCGGTGCAGGCGACCAGGTGGTCGCCGTGGACGACCAGTCCGACCACCCCGAGGGCGTCCCGTCCACGAAGCTCTCCGGCTACGAGCCCAACGTCGAGGCGATCCTCGGCCACGCGCCCGACCTGGTGATCTCCGCCGGCGACAGCGGCGACCTGGTCGCCGGCCTGGAGGACGCCGGGGTGCCCACCCTCCTGCTCCCGTCGGCGAGCGACCTCGACGAGGCCTACGCCCAGATCGAACGCGTGGGCGCCGCGACCGGTCACGTCGCCGAGGCGGCGCAGGTGGTCGCGGAGACCCAGCAGGGCGTCGAGGAGGCGGTGGCCTCCGCCCCGGACGTGTCGGGGCTGACCTACTTCCACGAGCTCTCCCCCGACCTCTACACCGCCAGCAGCGGCACCTTCATCGGCGAGGTGTACGGCCTGTTCGGTCTGGAGAACATCGCCGACGCGGCTGCCAAGGACGGCGACCTCTACCCGAAGCTCTCGGCCGAGTACGTCGTCTCGGCCGACCCCGACTTCGTGCTGCTGGCCGACTCCGAGTGCTGTGACATCCACCCCGAGGACGTCGCCGAGCGCGCCGGCTGGAAGGGGCTCGACGCCGTCGAGAACGGCGGGATCATCGAGCTCGACGAGGACGTGACGAGCCGCTGGGGACCTCGGGTCGTGGAGTTCGCCGAGACCATCGCCGCGCTCGTCTCCGAGCACGCGCCAGCGAACTGA